From one Montipora capricornis isolate CH-2021 chromosome 10, ASM3666992v2, whole genome shotgun sequence genomic stretch:
- the LOC138021106 gene encoding uncharacterized protein — protein MSLSTDAKTELQWWIENIENSFNVINHDPPSLTISTDASKIGWGGVFKDLTCGGHWTPQEAEEHINYLELMAAFFSLQAFVTKLNNKHVRLKIDNTTAVAAINNMGTNHSVQCNKVALDIWCWCMARNIWISAEHIPGKSNVAADRQSREINTNTEWMLNPTLLNKALDKLQARPDVDMFASRLNKQFPRYISFRPDPGAYLVDAF, from the coding sequence ATGTCACTCTCCACAGATGCCAAAACAGAACTACAATGGTGGatcgaaaatattgaaaactcATTCAACGTTATAAATCATGACCCCCCATCACTAACCATTAGCACTGATGCATCAAAAATTGGATGGGGAGGTGTTTTCAAAGATCTGACTTGTGGGGGCCACTGGACACCCCAAGAAGCTGAAGAGCATATCAACTACCTAGAATTAATGGCTGCCTTCTTTTCACTCCAAGCTTTTGTGACAAAACTAAATAATAAACATGTCAGACTGAAAATTGATAATACAACAGCGGTGGCAGCGATAAATAACATGGGCACTAATCACTCTGTACAATGCAACAAAGTGGCTTTAGATATCTGGTGCTGGTGCATGGCTAGAAACATCTGGATATCTGCAGAACACATACCAGGGAAAAGTAATGTAGCAGCTGATAGACAGTCAAGGGAAATAAACACCAATACTGAGTGGATGCTGAACCCCACTCTCTTAAATAAAGCCCTTGATAAGCTGCAAGCTCGCCCAGATGTTGACATGTTTGCGTCGAGACTCAATAAACAATTCCCAAGATATATTTCCTTCCGACCTGACCCTGGAGCATACTTAGTAGATGCTTTTTGA
- the LOC138021105 gene encoding ATP-dependent helicase wrn-1-like, giving the protein MATFEEAFDVVSNTFRIPNLNAPLKTGIRKIVEEKKDVFVNLPTGFGKSLLYQALPLVFDLTSQEPGHIVVVVSPLIRLMEDQVSHLKWLGLKAVNISSLEEGEGTRVESGEYSLVYESPEAWLKNEQWRFMLTNSVYSKKLCAIAVDEAHVVRQWGTSQDIKIKAFRESYSKLYELRSLAPNVPVAALTATATKLTRDTVFNLLNMKNAVEIKESPNKLNVAYVVQFMDKDMELEFYFGWLTDELKKSREKTERTISYCQTIRQCGLLYATIKALLGEYILIGNDSKHVLVEMLHSCTPEANKHYILESFQSDNGTIRLLIATIGFGMGVDCRGVHRVIHFGPSKNVESYVQETGRAGRDGHQSVAYVLYHGFMLNHIDAHMKSFIKTEECRRKTLLNHFESVSLYPEQPHLCCDNCAAQCKCGMPHSDNITKYPVTAYKGTLPTSKEREVLQLQKKVVEDNLIRYHKSIIRQLVGTAANGNVKTLTNLQFMLGFSQYQISQVLDNLHRIFSTADVCNLVEIWDRRHTQRILSIVSNVFKDINVNSDSLADVNDQPSLSLN; this is encoded by the exons atggcgacctttgaAGAAGCGTTTGATGTTGTTAGTAATACATTTAGAATTCCTAATTTAAATGCGCCGCTAAAAACTGGAATTAGGAAAATAgttgaggaaaaaaaagatgTATTTGTCAATCTTCCTACTGGTTTCGGGAAATCTCTCTTGTATCAAGCACTACCACTCGTGTTTGATCTGACCTCACAAGAGCCTGGTCATATCGTCGTCGTTGTCTCACCATTGATACGCCTTATGGAGGACCAAGTGTCCCATTTGAAGTGGCTAGGGCTAAAAGCAGTTAACATAAGCTCACTTGAGGAAGGTGAAGGCACTCGTGTTGAAAGCGGCGAATATTCCTTAGTTTACGAATCACCTGAAGCGTGGCTGAAGAACGAACAGTGGAGATTTATGCTGACGAACTCTGTATATTCCAAAAAACTCTGCGCCATTGCAGTAGATGAAGCCCATGTTGTAAGACAGTG GGGAACATCACAAGATATTAAAATAAAAGCATTCCGCGAGTCTTATTCAAAGCTGTATGAATTAAGGTCACTCGCACCAAATGTGCCAGTAGCAGCATTGACTGCAACTGCGACAAAACTGACCAGAGACACAGTTTTCAACCTTCTGAACATGAAAAATGCAGTAGAAATTAAGGAAAGTccaaataaattaaatgttgCTTATGTTGTGCAGTTTATGGATAAGGACATGGAACTGGAATTCTATTTTGGCTGGCTTACTGATGAACTGAAAAAGAGTcgggagaaaacagaaagaacTATTAGTTATTGCCAGACTATACGACAGTGTGGTTTACTTTATGCTACTATTAAAGCTCTCTTAGGAGAATATATATTAATTGGAAATGACTCAAAACATGTGCTTGTTGAAATGTTGCATTCCTGCACTCCTGAAGCCAATAAGCATTACATTTTGGAGTCCTTTCAGTCTGACAATGGTACCATTCGTCTACTAATAGCAACAATAGGCTTTGGAATGGGCGTTGACTGCCGAGGTGTTCATAGAGTCATACATTTTGGACCCTCCAAGAATGTGGAGTCCTACGTTCAGGAAACTGGTAGGGCAGGAAGGGATGGCCACCAAAGCGTTGCATATGTTTTATACCATGGATTTATGTTAAACCATATTGATGCCCATATGAAGTCTTTCATCAAGACTGAAGAGTGCAGGAGAAAAACCCTTCTGAATCACTTTGAGTCTGTGTCCCTGTACCCAGAACAACCCCACCTTTGTTGTGACAATTGTGCTGCTCAATGCAAATGTGGTATGCCACACTCTGATAACATTACTAAATACCCTGTCACAGCATACAAGGGCACTCTGCCAACATCTAAAGAAAGAGAAGTGTTGCAACTCCAAAAGAAAGTTGTAGAAGACAATTTGATAAGGTATCACAAATCTATCATCAGGCAACTGGTTGGTACCGCTGCAAATGGAAATGTGAAGACCCTAACAAATTTACAATTTATGTTGGGATTTTCACAGTACCAAATATCACAGGTTCTGGATAACTTGCACAGAATTTTCTCAACAGCTGATGTTTGCAACTTGGTAGAAATATGGGACAGAAGGCATACACAGAGAATCCTTTCAATTGTAAGCAATGTATTTAAGGACATCAATGTCAACAGTGACTCACTAGCTGATGTAAATgatcaaccaagtctctccctcaattga